A region from the Panicum hallii strain FIL2 chromosome 1, PHallii_v3.1, whole genome shotgun sequence genome encodes:
- the LOC112903095 gene encoding anthocyanidin 3-O-glucoside 6''-O-acyltransferase-like, translating into MAPAASSLPPQLRVLDTTLVAPGAPALPPRSIPLTFFDVKWLHIPPVERVFLYRLPPDADVAAILSALRTSLSQALRAFYPLAGHVRLANKRHEILYRPGDAVPFTTAEYDVDVDDLASDDPVRVTTVAPLVPQLPKGRAVLAVQATLLLRGLAVGVTVHHSACDGASSTHFLHTWAAAATACAGAVDDHHQPSPPPPVIDRALIPDPRGLYDIYLKSLPPMISDDGFEFVSKAPSSFEDKLVATFTLPQNLLVSIKTAVAGEAARRGITPPPRCSSILATYGFIWSCYCRAMRAGTTPRRKTSYFLFSVDQRPRLKPAIPGTYFGNCLCPAIATAPEEEVAAAGIGGLFAACAAVAAAVEEVVREGAQDRWDACVDRVKEAVAHGTLSVSGSPRFHVFDVDFGLGRPAKVSIVSAAKGAGAMPVAEARGGGGGVEVGVSLPAAAGDMERFQKSFADGIAWLDLLVHQSSNGC; encoded by the coding sequence ATGGCGCCTGCCGCCAGCAGCCTCCCGCCGCAGCTCCGCGTCCTCGACACCACCCTCGTCGCGCCAGGTGCTCCCGCACTGCCGCCGCGCTCCATCCCGCTCACCTTCTTCGACGTCAAGTGGCTCCACATCCCTCCCGTCGAGCGCGTCTTCCTCTACCGCCTACCCCCGGACGCCGACGTAGCCGCCATCCTCTCCGCCCTCAGGACCTCTCTGTCCCAGGCTCTCCGCGCCTTCTACCCGCTGGCCGGCCACGTTCGCCTCGCCAACAAACGCCACGAGATCCTCTACCGCCCGGGCGACGCCGTCCCCTTCACCACCGCCGAATACGACGTCGACGTCGATGACCTCGCCTCCGACGACCCCGTCAGGGTGACCACGGTCGCCCCGCTCGTGCCCCAGCTGCCCAAGGGCCGCGCGGTGCTCGCCGTGCAGGCGACGCTGTTGCTCCGGGGCCTCGCTGTTGGCGTCACCGTCCACCACTCCGCCTGCGACGGCGCCAGCTCCACGCACTTCCTCCACACCTGGGCCGCCGCAGCGACCGCCTGCGCCGGAGCAGTAGATGACCATCATCAGCCTTCTCCTCCGCCCCCGGTCATCGACCGGGCGCTCATCCCGGACCCCAGGGGTCTCTACGACATTTACCTGAAAAGCCTGCCGCCGATGATCTCTGACGATGGGTTCGAGTTCGTCAGCAAGGCGCCCAGCTCATTCGAGGACAAGCTTGTGGCCACGTTCACGCTGCCCCAGAACCTGCTAGTGAGCATCAAGACCGCGGTCGCCGgcgaggcggcgcggcgcggcatcACTCCGCCGCCTCGGTGCTCGTCGATACTCGCCACGTACGGTTTCATCTGGTCCTGCTACTGCCGAGCGATGAGAGCAGGGACGACACCCAGGAGGAAAACCAGCTACTTCCTCTTCTCGGTGGATCAGCGCCCTCGGCTGAAGCCGGCGATCCCGGGCACGTACTTCGGCAACTGCCTCTGCCCGGCCATCGCAacggcgccggaggaggaggtggcggccgcgggCATCGGCGGCCTGTTCGCGGCgtgcgcggcggtggcggcggcggtggaggaggtggtgcgcGAGGGGGCGCAGGACAGGTGGGACGCCTGCGTGGACCGAGTCAAAGAGGCTGTGGCCCACGGTACCTTGTCCGTATCCGGCTCGCCCAGGTTCCATGTCTTCGACGTGGACTTTGGCTTGGGCCGGCCGGCCAAGGTGTCGATCGTGTCGGCGGCCAAGGGCGCCGGCGCGATGCCCGTGGCCGAGgcacgcggcggcggtggcggcgtggaggtgggtgTCTCTCTGCCGGCGGCCGCTGGTGACATGGAGCGATTCCAAAAGAGTTTTGCGGACGGCATTGCGTGGCTCGATTTGCTCGTCCATCAATCATCCAACGGTTGCTAG